From the genome of Solanum dulcamara chromosome 12, daSolDulc1.2, whole genome shotgun sequence:
ATTATCTGGATTTTTAAATTGTAAACAAAacattatattaattttatacataaataactaTCAAAGATTATAACTTACCTCATAATCAACTACCAAACGTGATATAACTTGTATAAGATTTAATACTTGCATAACTCACTTCCAAACTAACTACTATACGATTCCTTAGTAAAGGAACTCTATTTCATTTCTCGCCCAACTAGAAAGGCCTTGATCGAGCAACTAGTAGTCCTATCTATCCACCTCTCCAGACACAACGTTTTGAGTACCTAGTGACCACATCTAATGAAATGTGATGTTTGAACATAAATCGGGTTCTTGTGAATGAGCAAAGCCATGTTTCTAGTCTTTGTACTGATCTGGTTGAGATGCTAAAATATCCATCAAAGCAACCAGAATTTAAGCTATTTgctaaatatacaatataactCCATCTACATCTAATATCCTTCCTTATTGTTTTGTACCCAAGCCCAACCAAAGAAAAATGggaaacataaaaagaaaaaaaacgaGAAACTAtctaattatacaaatattcttagtatatttattaattctctttatagtttgaaataaaatgcgattaataatttcatattagATTTCAAGTTAGATACatctagatacatgtatttggatGTATTTGGTGTGATTTGCATGTATCGGGGTACTAGATACGCGCATATTTGGtatgattcgcatgtatctgggGTACCAGATGCGCGAGCGTGATAGGAGAGCGGTGAGCAAGATGGGAGGGAGGCTAGGGATGTGAACGAGATTTGTCTATGTATCCCATTTACATGCGAATCCACTTGGATACAATGTATCTAGAATAAATTATACCTAATTTTGACATCATGTATCTCGTGGTACATGTATCTGAACATATCTGAATGCACCAAAATCTGATAAGATTCGAAATATTGCAAACTAACTTGTATCTAATTATTTAGAGATTCTCAAATCCCATTTTTTGGTTCTTGCGATACTCTTGTTATTCTCAGTTTCAGCGACTTTTTACGGATCATCCTACCTCCTAAACTAGTGAAATTTCTGTAAGTTGCCCAAAGAAAAACACAAAGTAAAAGTATccctccattttaatttatataaatctatttaaaaaaaaaacaaggggGTAGCAGATCGAAAAATGAAGAATGGaattataagataaaaaatTGAACCCTTATCAACATGTCAAAATATTTGTAACTACAAAAAACCATCACAAAATATAAAATGAGAATGTattaattttcttgaataaatttaaaagacgctctttatcaaaataaattttattctcTAAAATTAAATTCTAGATCTCCAATTAAGAATGAATAAATTAATGTCTCCTCCAACTACAATCATTTGTGGTTCATTTTCGTCCTCATTTTTATACTCTTcctgtcccaatttatatgataattttttttactccaTCGCAAAAAGAATGTCACCTTCCCTATTTAATGGCACCATCCCCATTTCACCCTTATTGAATCTTACTTAACACTTTATTACGAAGAAAAGTCAACTCAAAGTAAGTATTAGAgtgattttaataaaaataatttggtAAACATAATAAATTCTTAATAATTTGGCAAAACATAACAAattctttccttattttttaaattttgtgccTGATCAAATGATACCACATAAATTAGGACGGAGTAATTGCTTTATTTCCATAAGAAGGAAGGTCTATAAAGAATTGTTCACCACAAAAATGATAAAACTATATTATAGCATCATCCTATAATAAGCATCACATCATGCTTGACAACTACCAAATTTGCCAAAAAAGATCATTTAATATTAGTAATAATTGATAGTGATTGAAATTGATTAAAGAGCACGTCATTGCTCTTCTAACAGACAACTCCAAAGTGGGCCTTAAAGTCAACAAACAGCCCAAATTTATTTATCTCTTTCTTTCCCCCACAACCATATTATTATTGCCACCTAAAAaccattcaaaaaaaaaatttgcaCTGTGTTAAATATTTAGATTGTATTTATAATATGtagttataattttaaaaaattagaaacGGAGTTAAATATTGAGTATAACTGTATATAATTATTGTATAATATATGAATATCAATtaataaaagtaaataataaattcgACAgactatttatataataatgtaaTTTAAAGAGAGATGAGTCAATTTCAAAGTAATAAAAACAGTACGATCAAGTACAGCAACCTATATTTGActatatttgatttattgaaaGACATCAAATAAATTCAACATTTAGTGCATCAATCAAGTTGGCCGGTTAACTTCTTTGTAATTCTTGCTCTAATTGCTTCAAATACCtatcaaattcaaataaatGTTAGATTTTTGGGATTAGTTGGATGTCAAAATAGATATCATACACGTGGTGATTTAAATATGGCGTAGCTTTGTATTTATTGAAGACATGACTTTAGATAAAAAGACGTGGAGGACTCGTATTAGAGTAGAAAGCTAGTAGGGTTAGACTGGTGTCTCGTCGTGTGGAGGTTTAGTGTTTGTTATAGGACGAGTCATGCACTTATAGTTCTTGCCATATGTTGTTTATTGCATTtcgattatcacattattttgttgGTATTACTGTTTTCTCTCTTATGCTTTCgtcattgttttcttcttttttacatGGGTTAATGATACACTTGAGCCGATAGTCgtttggaaacaacctctctacctcaaTGAGATAACGGTAtagtctgcgtacactttatcatCCCGAGATCTTACTTTGTGAATTTAACttggtatgttattgttgttgtataaggtgaactttttttaaaaaaatactattctaGTCCATGTTATCGGTATTTTTATAGAATCATTTCAATACTATATTTATtacaaaattaatatattaagGATATTTTGGTTCTTGTGATAAGATGATGAGATATCTTaagattaaatttatattttgttaaatttaaTTATGGAATATCCCATCAATCTTGATCTTATTTTATCTCATACCTCTTAAGTGaaataaattaatgaaaaaacTATAATATCAAGATAATTTTGTTAGCAAATCATTGAAGATGTCAAGAGTACTTCATGCCTATGTCattttcatttatatatatttcttttttctgaTTAGTCTTGGAGGGCTACGTGACCAAGTCTAACAATAAAGACAATATAATTCAATTTTCAATCTGcaaatatttcataaaaaattaattattctagatAAAGAGTATGCCAAAAGAGATCATGAATCTCTAGACCCcaactcaatatttttttgttttctaaactaatattcaatattcataGTAAAACTTGATTAAATCTGAATTCACAAATTTCAAAGCTCGATTTCTAAAGGTGACGGCCCTTCCAACAAAAAGAATTTATTggcaaaaaattaaattcaaaatttttaattaacaGTGAAATGATAATAATCATTTGTGTGACCCCAAGTCAACCTTGGTATGCAAGAAACCTAACACGTCAGAATATTATTCCTGTCTATGTGCAGTAACCTTTTGACTAGGGTAAGCATTTGTAGCTATAATTCTTGTTCAATAATCTTTATTTAAGTCTCCAATAACATatagtaataaaatataaatacttCCCAAATCAAGAATattagaaatttttaaaaaatattatttcagcTCAACACTTTAGAAGTCTCAAACTATAGAATaaggtaattcttattttatgtgACTTGGTTGTTAGCTCCATGACCAAGTCTAACAATAAAGATAATAACTAATGTAGGGCAGTCGTGAGATTATTTCACCCTTAATCAAAGATTTTTAGTTCGtgaaaaaaatcttgttgggaGTGCATCCCTTGAATGGATCCAGCAGTGCGCGATTCGAATTTAGCGGGACTTCACAGGGTGTtcgaaaacaaaaaaaaaacaataaagataATAGAATCTTAACTTCAATTGCAATTACTTTatcaaattttaagtttattgaTTCTGAATTCTACGAAACACAACTTATTGATAGAGTAATGGATGAATTATTATTTATCCATGTCGAATATATAGATTTTAACATAAATACGAATCTAATTAAAGTTATTGAATTCTTGTTAATTcgaaaataaaaatgtaatttCGCTACGATTTTAATTAAAGATGAGTGGATGACATAAATAAAGACCCCACTAGATAACCATGCATAATAATATATTAAGATATATTCATGATCTATATATAGAGACCAAAAGTCAACCTAATCTAATTATGTTACAacgttattgttatttttttatttttgttgacaTGATTTCAGTAAACATTTGCTGCTATAGTTCTTGTTTTAATTCTCcaagaacaaaaataaaataaaaatatagaggCATTATAAATATAACATTATTCTCTATACAAGCTGCCAAAGCATAGTAGCAAATAGAAATATATTATTCTCCATAGGaagaataaatataataatataaatggTTTTATAGATCAGATCATCATTATATTGACAATTAATACAAGTGGGGAAACTTTAGTGTAGTActatttttgtatttaaatTGTTACTATTTGAGTATTTGTTatcaagaatttgaaatttcaaaaattcatgtgtcaagtttctttttagtttttcattTACCGTCCtatattaattatttcgtaTTTATAATGTATAAGatgtttttttaatatttaaaatttaatctaagatatttgattaaataaaatttgtccATGACTATTCTTGGAGATCATATGCATCAACTTGTGATTTATAGcctatttggattgacttatttttaagcagcttataagttgaaaactgcttataagttaggaaaaaaaaaagtaggtgcgggccaacttttttttttggacttataagctgttttcaacttataaactgtttaaaataagttcatccaaataaatccaactatttatttgagcttattttaagcacaaaatgactttaagttggccaaaacactcaaaaaaattgaaaacaacttataagccaatccaaacggcctcttAATCTCTCTCAATGGATCTAAAACAATTTAAAAGTAAGGAAAGATTTTTTTACTTATATTTGATGTTTACGatcaataaaatatcttaatttcaAACTCAAAGCATAATATTTTGCCCTTTTTCCTTAAATTAGAGAGCCATAAATTTAAACCCAAATTTTACGATTATGAATGAGTACAACTAAAATTCCTAGAAAGTTATATATTTATGtgttaatattttattttacttactATTTATTAAAGTTCAGTCTCTACCCCAAATACACCCTAATAACTAAGAAAAATCACTTGCACAAATACACCCTATAACCACGAGAAATCACAAACaagagaataaaataaatactgAATAATAAGTCTTATTAGACCGTTCATCTTTTTTAGGATCCGTTTGAATATGTgtataaatcataatataaaatcaaaattttatttggacatataactaaaaaatttaaattatatttttattgtaaatatgaaaaaaaattcaagtcgAAGTATTCTAAGAGGCACTGTATTGATAAATcagatatatttatatttattttataaataaatatttatgaatacaaactttcaaatacacataattttataaaaatttactAATCAACAATAACGAtagtaataattaataatttattaatataatcATTTCATGTATTACAAACAATATAATCAACGGTAGTAATaactaataatttattaatataatcATTTCATGTGTTACAAACAATATTTTCAGATCGaacatgaataattttttacaaaatttaaaagaataaatcttttttatttacaTAGTATATACTCATgagtcaaattttatattttaaaaagaattaaaattaaaattttaaatttcaaatatatttttcgaGAATTATCATGATTTTCGGTATCACATATCCAAATGCAAATTCAATAAACCTTATATCACATATTCAAACACaaattaatttcataaattacaTGTATGCATATCACATGTTCAAACGCAAGCTACAAATCCACCCACACAAGAGAAAATGGAGCTAAAAAAGTTAGAAAAGCATTTACATTTATAATGGAAAATGAAACTAAAAAGAAACTTCATGGAATTACATTAAACTATAAACCAACCAAATACACACTCCCCCTTCTTTTAACCAAATTTTTGTTAAGAAAATATCAACTTCTAATGATTCAATAATCCCTCAAAGCTACATCAAACTATAAACAGATCTGATtttcccattttacccctcctctAAACTACAAAGGGAAATTACAACAAAGTCCCTAATAGTACTACTACTTCATTAGCATTACATTCCTGATTCAAGGGTAGGAAAGCCACAAAAAGAGTCAAAACCATAGCCACCGTCAACGACCACCGTAGACGGCTGATGTGCAGCGGCGATACTCCCCGCCGGTGGTGGATGCATGAACGATGAAGTGGGGTCCAGTAGAAAAGCTGACGTATCAAGAGTAGGCAAACAGCTAACCGGTTGTACCCGGTCAACCGGTCGTCTCGGCTCCGGCTTCAAAATAGAAGAAACCGACAACTGTCTGTTTCCGTTCCCGTTCTCGCCGATTCTAGCTCCTGTTACCTGCTGTACCATCTGCCGGAAACTATCAACGTCCGCCGTTATGTACGTAGTCGACGCGCGCTTTGACGCGCGTGGCTTTCGCTTCACGATCTTTTTACTCACTCCACCACCACCGTTGCTGCCTCGCCGCTTCACCGAAACGGCGGTGGATGCACCGTCGTTCTCCGACCCACCGGAAAACGTCGGCCCAGATGCACTCGGAGTTAAAAACGGGAAACCCATTTCTACAGTCGGCAAAACAACCTCATTCCCTTCGCCGGAAAATGATTTCTGTAGGACTTTCGTTAGTGTTTCAGTTTCTTTAGCGAAGATATCAGAGAACCATGAATCGTTAAAGGCAGGACGAAAACCCCATTGCTCCATTGTCATCAAATTATCAGAAGACGccattgttttttttcttcttcagagCTAAAAATTAACGAAACAGAGTGATTTTAAGCTCAAAATTGATGTTTACAACATGTTTGAGAAAGACCCAGAAGTTATTTTTGAGGATTTTCGATTAAAAAAAGTGAAAGGTGTGAAGAGGGAAGAGGTGTTTAGAGAGTAAAAATGGTGAAGAAAATGGAGAATAAATAGGAAGAAAGGAAGACGGAAGCGCGTTTTCTGGGGACACGTGTCAGCAAATATGTACGGACAGTAATGACTCAAATACAATTACTTCTAGtatttttgtttttgactaTAGAGTGATCAAAAGGTCggcaataaatttttttatagacataatacataaatacgattttaaacataaatttaaattttaagttgGACTTTAGACATTTTAACTATTTCACACCTTGAATTTTTATAGTACACAAGTAGGTATTTTAATTATCCATACTTAAATAAAAAACATTCGATACCTACAGCCTAAATACGTATAAGGTAAACGCTGTGACGTGGATTTATTTAGCCATTCAATAGCTGTCAACTAATTTACACGTagattttataatttaaaaataaaatagccaACTAATTCTCTTTTTCACTCACTATTTTCTCAAAATCGCAAACTTTAGTTATAATTTCTTcgaaatcaaagaaaaatttattCAAGATTTGTGCTTTCAATTGAGATATTCTTGGATATTTgacttttcttcttcatcaatttAGTCCaggtataattattttttccttttgaaagtTTATTATTGATAAATTGTAGAATCTTTTTGAAACCGTGAttataaattcattttttttacaaCGTTGGTCATATAGGTCATCTTCATTATAGATCTTTTTTcacaattacaaaaaaaattcgaAGCCATTTCCataaaaaaagatcaaaaatggtgaaaaaaagAGAGCAAAAAAAGCTTGAGTATAGAATtagaaagaagaggaaaaaaatgggattttgatttgaaaaaataaagaaaatatatatatagtcatttttgcttcttttttttttaactgtTGTTGTCCTCAAATTTTACTCCGGACGCACTGAATTGCGTTCCGATCACGCATTATATCAGGTCAGATTCACGTGTTTATTTGATTAAGAGTGGGATAGTTAAAATGGATACTTGTGCACTGTGAAAGTTGGAGGTCCAACTTAAAATTTGAAGTCAAGTTTAaggtcatatttatgtattatacctTATTTATAATCACACAAATATTATAACGTcgctaaaaatattaatggcaTTGTCACTAATTACCTACAAATATGACTCAAACCACGATGAAAGTGTTGAGTAATTAGAGTAAACCTCAGTTATCATGTTACGTAATCAAGTTAATTAGTACTCATAAATTATACTAATATAtatcttttcattttattttaatattatttgttggaataataatttaaagttaTAGTAGGAATTTTAAGTTGTTTAAGATTTGTTATTTgctattaatttaattaatgtctAATTAGAATTTGTTTGTCCTAGTTCATATAGAAATAGATTTTCTAGTCCTAGTTTAATTagatttcttattattataaatagaaATGTTGCTAAGTTATTTTCAATACAcaaaaaaatacagaaatatagaaaaaagaaattacttGAAGTAAGATTCaagagattttgagttgataaataaaataggtTCCTTCaaattggtatcaaagcttTTACAATCCTAGTGGTGAATCAAAAAGTTTTCGCTGCCGACGGGGGGCTATGACCCATATATGCTTATAAAATATTGTAGAGTTAAGAACTGTAAGCAAACATGGCACAAGAGAAAGAAACTTTTCTCAAATTAAAAATTGTAGAaagttaaaaaacaaaaaacagaGTTGGTGGGAAGGGCATCAACGAAAGTTGGAGACAAAGTGCTCTAACACTAGACCGTGCCTTTGGGCCGGATAGATCAGACATACAGTCCAAGTAGACCGAGCCTTCGGAACGAGTAGATCGATCCTACAGATCCGGTAGACCGCACCTATCGGACGAACAGGCTGTACctatgggctaacatatatgTATTGCATCACCGAAAAGTTGGAGAGAAAGTGTTCTAATGTAgccaagaaaaaaaattgaagattgAAGAGAAGTCTCCAAAACAACAATAAcgccaaaaatgaaattgaaaattgaagaaaagtaTTTTCTAATAGAACAATAATGACAAGTAGAAAATGTCAAGAGTATACAACTTTGAATTACGGGAGAATGttagaataataattcaaagttgAAATAGGAATTCTAAGTTGTTTAGAATTTGTTATTTGCTACTTATTTAATTCATGTTTAATTAGAATTTGTTTGTCCTAGTTCATATAGGAATAAATTTTGTAATCCTCATTTAATTAGATTTCTTACTAAGAAACAGAGAGAACTTGAATtaagatttaagaaattttgaattgataaataaaaatagtttcCTTCACTATTCTCTTCTATCTGTTCTAATTTATATGTCATGCTTTTTATTTTAgtcaattttgagaaaaatgacaCAATTTTATGtttagtaataatttaattttaaaatatttattataattcttaataaaataatttataattacataaaatatctataacttattttagactatatatatatatttttttaaaaaaaaaaacttaaatttcGCATCCTCTCAATCTACTACCATATAAGAGAGTATCTAACTAAGATCGTTAACCACCAACGGCAAAGGATATGATGTAGTTGATGAAATTGTTCTTCTCTTAATCagaaatctcaaattcaaatcttgaatatgaaaaaattcttAATAGGAAGCGCTTCCTCCCGAATAGAATCCTAAATGGTACAAATCCTAAATAATCAAAACTCCAATACAGGTATCAAACATCAAAATCCAATTGGAAAACCAAAAGAAATCATCATTAACCTAATACTTCCTCCGTCCCTATTTCCTTGTTATTTTTGACAAATCAATGaatgacaattttatttttttattatactttcaatttattaattttaaattattatttttaaaaattataatgaataaatatatttaaaactatatcaattaataaagatgatatgataaatttattatatcaatcattattttttaatttgtccGTCAAATTAAAGTTTGACAGTAAAAAAAATCGAGGAAGTACTGTGTAAAGTGTAAACCGcatggatgaataaaataacttTTTGCTTTTTCAGAAGATCCAAAAATAGTAGTATTGGTTTATGAGTAATTTTAGACGGTGGAGGCGCGTTATCGGCTTTAGAAGCCGACGCGTTAACGCGAGTCCCAACACCGGCTTTAACATCCAGATGTGTACTGTGAAGCCGTTTAAAGTTTGCgcctttttctatttattactAGTTTAAAAATGTGTaatattattgtattttttaaaatttataaaaatatatatgatataattcaGTGTAAAGATTCGAGTTGCAGGGTAACACTATTAAATACATTTAACATCTAAGTAATATAGGCAATTCACTAGATCATTAGTTGGGGTTATAATCGTCAAACGAGTGGAGATATCAGAAGTGAGAATAATAATATTAGTGTGAAAAACATGATTGATTGTTTGTAAATAGTTTTATGTGTTTAGTCAATCTATGTAGTGTGAATCGATCCTAAGAAAGTCGTCGTTTAGATAGGTACATAACAATGACGAAGATGCTTTGACTGTAAAATCGTATCTGACTATTAAAGCGAATTGAATGATTGAGGCCGAGCTGACAAGCTTAAAATTAATTTGTACGTACttgatttttattgttattattcatgaataa
Proteins encoded in this window:
- the LOC129875998 gene encoding calmodulin-binding protein 25-like, giving the protein MASSDNLMTMEQWGFRPAFNDSWFSDIFAKETETLTKVLQKSFSGEGNEVVLPTVEMGFPFLTPSASGPTFSGGSENDGASTAVSVKRRGSNGGGGVSKKIVKRKPRASKRASTTYITADVDSFRQMVQQVTGARIGENGNGNRQLSVSSILKPEPRRPVDRVQPVSCLPTLDTSAFLLDPTSSFMHPPPAGSIAAAHQPSTVVVDGGYGFDSFCGFPTLESGM